Proteins encoded by one window of Inmirania thermothiophila:
- a CDS encoding acyl-CoA dehydrogenase, whose protein sequence is MSDRVAFNWEDPLLLEEELTEEERLVRDTARSYAQERLMPRVLEANRQERFDREIMNEMGELGFLGATLPEQYGCAGVNYVCYGLIAREIERVDSGYRSAMSVQSSLVMYPIYAYGTEAQREKYLPRLATGEWVGCFGLTEPDAGSNPGGMKTRARKVDGGWVLKGTKMWITNSPIADVCVVWAKDEEDVIRGFLVERGMKGLSTPKIEGKFSLRTSITGEIVLDDVFVPEENLLPKVTGLKGPFGCLNRARYGIAWGVMGAAEFCWHAARNYTLERIQFGRPLAANQLVQKKLADMQTEITLGLAACLRLGRLFDQGKAAPEAISLLKRNNCGKALEIARTARDMHGGNGIVDEFHVIRHVMNLETVNTYEGTHDIHALILGRAQTGIQAFTC, encoded by the coding sequence ATGAGCGATCGGGTGGCGTTCAACTGGGAAGATCCGCTGCTGCTGGAGGAGGAGCTGACGGAGGAGGAGCGGCTGGTCCGCGACACCGCCCGCAGCTATGCCCAGGAGCGGCTGATGCCGCGCGTGCTCGAGGCCAACCGGCAGGAGCGCTTCGACCGCGAGATCATGAACGAGATGGGCGAGCTGGGCTTCCTCGGCGCGACCCTGCCGGAGCAGTACGGCTGCGCCGGCGTCAACTACGTCTGCTACGGGCTCATCGCGCGCGAGATCGAGCGCGTCGACAGCGGCTACCGCTCCGCCATGAGCGTGCAGTCGAGCCTGGTCATGTACCCCATCTACGCCTACGGCACCGAGGCGCAGCGCGAGAAGTACCTGCCCCGGCTTGCCACCGGGGAGTGGGTGGGCTGCTTCGGGCTGACCGAGCCCGACGCCGGGTCCAACCCGGGCGGGATGAAGACGCGGGCGCGCAAGGTGGACGGCGGCTGGGTGCTCAAGGGCACCAAGATGTGGATCACCAACTCGCCCATCGCCGACGTCTGCGTGGTCTGGGCCAAGGACGAGGAGGACGTCATCCGCGGCTTCCTGGTGGAGCGGGGCATGAAGGGGCTCTCCACCCCCAAGATCGAGGGCAAGTTCTCCCTGCGCACCTCCATCACGGGCGAGATCGTCCTCGACGACGTCTTCGTCCCGGAGGAGAACCTGCTGCCCAAAGTGACCGGGCTCAAGGGCCCCTTCGGCTGCCTCAACCGCGCCCGCTACGGCATCGCCTGGGGGGTCATGGGGGCGGCCGAGTTCTGCTGGCACGCGGCGCGCAACTACACCCTGGAGCGCATCCAGTTCGGGCGTCCGCTGGCCGCCAACCAGCTGGTGCAGAAGAAGCTTGCCGACATGCAGACCGAGATCACCCTGGGGCTTGCGGCCTGCCTGCGCCTCGGCCGGCTGTTCGACCAGGGCAAGGCCGCGCCGGAGGCGATCTCGCTGCTCAAGCGCAACAACTGCGGCAAGGCCCTGGAGATCGCGCGCACGGCCCGCGACATGCACGGGGGCAACGGCATCGTGGACGAGTTCCACGTCATCCGCCACGTCATGAACCTGGAGACCGTCAACACCTACGAGGGCACCCACGACATCCACGCCCTCATCCTCGGGCGCGCGCAGACGGGGATCCAGGCCTTCACCTGCTGA
- a CDS encoding YfhL family 4Fe-4S dicluster ferredoxin produces the protein MALHITEECTNCDACVPECPNEAISEGDMIYVIDPERCTECVGAHDEPQCMLVCPADCIEPDPEHQESEDELRAKYERLHA, from the coding sequence ATGGCCCTGCACATCACCGAAGAGTGCACCAACTGCGACGCCTGCGTGCCGGAGTGCCCCAACGAGGCCATCTCGGAGGGCGACATGATCTACGTCATCGACCCGGAGCGCTGCACCGAGTGCGTGGGCGCGCACGACGAGCCGCAGTGCATGCTGGTCTGCCCGGCCGACTGCATCGAGCCCGATCCCGAGCACCAGGAGAGCGAGGACGAGCTGCGGGCGAAGTACGAGCGGCTGCACGCCTGA
- a CDS encoding uracil-DNA glycosylase family protein: MSGAADRLVAAARRLAGEVDALRFGPPVTHVYNPLAYAWAPHEAYLRRYGGGPKEVVLVGMNPGPWGMVQTGIPFGEVAAVRDWMGIEAPVGAPPRPHPRRPVLGFACRRSEVSGRRLWGWARARFGTPDRFFARFFVLNYCPLAFFEAAGANRTPDRLRADERRALFAACDRALREAVHALAPRLVLGVGRFAEARAREALRGLGTAIAAAPHPSPASPQANRGWAPLMDAALGAAGVHLP, encoded by the coding sequence ATGAGCGGCGCCGCGGACCGCCTCGTGGCCGCCGCCCGCCGCCTCGCCGGCGAGGTGGACGCCCTGCGCTTCGGCCCGCCCGTGACCCACGTCTACAACCCCCTCGCCTACGCCTGGGCGCCCCACGAGGCCTACCTGCGCCGCTACGGCGGCGGGCCCAAGGAGGTGGTGCTGGTGGGCATGAACCCGGGCCCCTGGGGGATGGTGCAGACCGGCATTCCCTTCGGCGAGGTGGCGGCGGTGCGCGACTGGATGGGCATCGAGGCCCCGGTGGGGGCCCCGCCGCGTCCGCACCCGAGGCGTCCCGTGCTCGGCTTCGCCTGCCGCCGCAGCGAGGTCAGCGGGCGGCGGCTGTGGGGCTGGGCCCGCGCCCGCTTCGGCACCCCCGACCGCTTCTTCGCCCGCTTCTTCGTGCTCAACTACTGCCCGCTGGCCTTCTTCGAGGCCGCAGGGGCCAACCGCACCCCCGACCGGCTGCGCGCCGACGAGCGCCGCGCCCTCTTCGCCGCCTGCGACCGCGCCCTGCGCGAGGCGGTGCACGCCCTCGCGCCGCGCCTCGTCCTCGGCGTCGGGCGCTTCGCCGAGGCCCGCGCCCGGGAGGCGCTGCGGGGGCTCGGGACCGCGATCGCCGCCGCGCCCCACCCGAGCCCCGCAAGCCCTCAGGCCAACCGCGGCTGGGCCCCGCTCATGGATGCGGCGCTCGGCGCCGCCGGGGTCCACCTCCCCTGA
- the bcrD gene encoding benzoyl-CoA reductase subunit D produces MAIITAGIDIGTGAVKVALFRVDGERTEWIGKRNERIRRRDPFQLAESAYDDLLREAGLSREDVHYVATTGEGENVPFRTGHFYSMTTHARGAIYLDPEARAVLDVGALHGRAIRIDERGKVLSYRMTSQCASGSGQFLENVARYLGIAQDEIGPLSQQADNPEAVSSICAVLAETDVINMVSRGISAPNILKGIHMSMATRLAKLLKAIGANDGVTLLTGGLALDSGLVAALNEALAEQKLKITARSHPDSPYAGAIGAALWGAFRYEKLAALGQLPQAS; encoded by the coding sequence ATGGCGATCATCACTGCGGGCATCGACATCGGCACCGGGGCGGTCAAGGTGGCGCTCTTCCGGGTCGACGGGGAGCGCACGGAGTGGATCGGCAAGCGCAACGAGCGCATCCGGCGCCGCGATCCGTTCCAGCTCGCCGAGTCGGCCTACGACGATCTTCTGCGCGAGGCCGGCCTGTCGCGCGAGGACGTCCACTACGTGGCCACCACCGGCGAGGGCGAGAACGTGCCCTTCCGCACCGGCCATTTCTATTCCATGACCACGCATGCCCGCGGGGCCATCTACCTCGATCCGGAGGCACGCGCGGTGCTGGACGTGGGGGCCCTGCACGGGCGCGCCATCCGCATCGACGAGCGCGGCAAGGTGCTCTCCTACCGCATGACGAGCCAGTGCGCCTCGGGCTCGGGCCAGTTCCTCGAGAACGTGGCGCGCTACCTCGGCATCGCCCAGGACGAGATCGGCCCGCTGTCGCAGCAGGCGGACAATCCCGAGGCGGTCTCGAGCATCTGCGCGGTGCTCGCCGAGACCGACGTCATCAACATGGTCTCGCGGGGCATCTCGGCGCCCAACATCCTCAAGGGCATCCACATGTCCATGGCGACGCGGCTGGCCAAGCTGCTCAAGGCCATCGGCGCCAACGACGGCGTGACGCTGCTGACCGGGGGGCTGGCCCTGGACTCGGGGCTGGTGGCCGCCCTCAACGAGGCGCTCGCCGAGCAGAAGCTCAAGATCACCGCGCGAAGCCACCCCGACTCGCCCTATGCGGGCGCCATCGGCGCCGCGCTCTGGGGTGCCTTCCGCTACGAGAAGCTGGCCGCGCTGGGGCAGCTGCCCCAGGCATCCTGA
- a CDS encoding GNAT family N-acetyltransferase — MSDNGVTIRPLAEGDLEAVVAIGGAEGGAARRGFFEKRFAAMGADPEAFVSLGAEADGRLVGFLLARLLQGEFGGTERVGVLDAVSVEPGRRGRGVGAALLAALEEALRARGAVELRTQVEWNRPGLLDFFARHGFSLAPRLVLERGTAGHDF, encoded by the coding sequence ATGTCGGACAACGGGGTGACGATCCGGCCGCTCGCCGAGGGCGACCTGGAGGCGGTGGTGGCCATCGGCGGGGCGGAGGGAGGCGCGGCGCGCCGCGGCTTCTTTGAGAAGCGCTTCGCGGCCATGGGCGCCGATCCCGAGGCCTTCGTCTCGCTGGGGGCGGAGGCCGACGGGCGCCTGGTGGGCTTTCTGCTCGCGCGGCTGCTCCAGGGCGAGTTCGGTGGCACCGAGCGCGTCGGGGTGCTGGATGCGGTGAGCGTCGAGCCGGGCCGGCGCGGGCGCGGGGTCGGCGCCGCGCTCCTTGCGGCGCTGGAGGAGGCGCTGCGGGCGCGGGGCGCGGTGGAGCTGCGCACCCAGGTGGAGTGGAACCGGCCGGGGCTGCTCGACTTCTTCGCGCGGCACGGGTTCTCGCTGGCGCCGCGGCTGGTGCTCGAGCGCGGCACCGCCGGGCACGACTTCTGA
- the fabG gene encoding 3-oxoacyl-ACP reductase FabG, giving the protein MSVRWDFTGRGAVVTGGSRGIGRAIAEALAEAGAEVHVFDREPGQPGPWTFHAVDVADAASVAAAVASLPPGVTLLVNNAGITRDRSLAKMSDEEWRAVLEVNLTGAFHMIRALAPRMREAGHGRIVNITSINGLRGKFGQANYSAAKAGLIGLTKTAARELGPRGITVNAVAPGMVLTEMALALPEEFRERARAESVLGELATPQDIAHAVLFLLSDAARMITGEVVRVDAGQYI; this is encoded by the coding sequence GTGTCGGTGCGCTGGGACTTCACCGGGCGCGGCGCCGTGGTCACCGGCGGCAGCCGCGGCATCGGCCGCGCCATCGCCGAGGCCCTCGCCGAGGCGGGGGCGGAGGTGCATGTCTTCGACCGCGAGCCGGGCCAGCCCGGCCCATGGACCTTCCACGCGGTGGACGTGGCCGACGCGGCCAGCGTCGCCGCGGCGGTGGCGTCGCTGCCGCCGGGGGTGACACTGCTCGTCAACAACGCCGGCATCACCCGCGACCGCTCCCTCGCCAAGATGAGCGACGAGGAGTGGCGCGCCGTGCTCGAGGTCAACCTCACGGGCGCCTTTCACATGATCCGGGCCCTCGCCCCGCGGATGCGCGAGGCCGGCCACGGGCGCATCGTCAACATCACCTCCATCAACGGGTTGCGCGGCAAGTTCGGCCAGGCCAACTACAGCGCCGCCAAGGCGGGGCTGATCGGGCTGACCAAGACCGCCGCCCGCGAGCTCGGGCCGCGGGGGATCACGGTCAACGCGGTGGCGCCCGGCATGGTGCTGACGGAGATGGCGCTGGCGCTGCCGGAGGAGTTCCGCGAGCGGGCGCGGGCGGAGTCGGTGCTCGGCGAACTCGCGACGCCGCAGGACATCGCCCATGCGGTGCTGTTCCTGCTCTCGGATGCGGCGCGCATGATCACGGGGGAGGTGGTCCGCGTCGACGCGGGCCAGTACATTTGA
- a CDS encoding branched-chain amino acid ABC transporter permease — translation MPRRVLVGLLVVLALAALLPLTGERYYLQLGTKILILGLFAMSLDLLVGFTGLVSLGHAAFFGLGAYGFAVLARDGDPVTLWQALAASLGLAAAAALVIGWISIRTSGVYFIFLTLAFAQMVYYFLFESPRFGGDDGIFIFARPEVTLGGRPLFDLADEAVLYWFVLGIVAAGYALLHTVLQAPFGRVLEGIRENEHRMRAMGYATARYKLAAFVLAGTLAGLAGLLEAIHTEFVNPAYLNWHQSGLLLMMVLLGGMGRLYGALLGAATLVLLESYLPDLSEHWRLPLGGIIIAVVLFLPQGLAGLRLPRRRAADG, via the coding sequence ATGCCCCGCCGCGTCCTCGTCGGGCTGCTCGTGGTCCTGGCCCTGGCCGCGCTGCTCCCCCTCACCGGCGAGCGCTACTACCTGCAGCTCGGCACCAAGATCCTCATCCTCGGGCTCTTCGCCATGAGCCTGGACCTGCTGGTGGGCTTCACCGGCCTGGTGAGCCTCGGCCACGCCGCCTTCTTCGGCCTCGGCGCCTACGGCTTCGCCGTGCTCGCCCGCGACGGCGATCCGGTCACCCTCTGGCAGGCCCTGGCGGCCTCCCTGGGGCTGGCCGCGGCGGCGGCGCTGGTGATCGGCTGGATCAGCATCCGCACCTCCGGCGTGTACTTCATCTTCCTGACCCTCGCCTTCGCGCAGATGGTCTACTACTTCCTCTTCGAATCGCCCCGCTTCGGCGGCGACGACGGGATCTTCATCTTCGCCCGCCCCGAGGTGACCCTGGGCGGGCGCCCCCTCTTCGACCTCGCCGACGAGGCCGTCCTCTACTGGTTCGTGCTGGGCATCGTGGCCGCGGGCTACGCCCTGCTGCACACGGTGCTGCAGGCGCCCTTCGGCCGCGTCCTCGAGGGCATCCGCGAGAACGAGCACCGCATGCGCGCCATGGGCTACGCCACCGCCCGCTACAAGCTGGCGGCCTTCGTCCTCGCCGGCACCCTTGCGGGCCTCGCCGGCCTCCTGGAGGCGATCCACACCGAGTTCGTCAACCCGGCCTATCTCAACTGGCACCAGTCGGGCCTGCTCCTGATGATGGTGCTCCTCGGCGGTATGGGCCGCCTGTACGGCGCCCTGCTCGGGGCCGCGACCCTGGTGCTCCTGGAGAGCTACCTGCCGGATCTCAGCGAGCACTGGCGCCTGCCCCTCGGCGGCATCATCATCGCCGTCGTGCTGTTCCTGCCGCAGGGGCTCGCCGGGCTGCGCCTGCCGCGGCGGAGGGCGGCCGATGGCTGA
- a CDS encoding DUF4863 family protein: MGGNGTGTRERFAGLIMQVTDAIAGRPVEPALADFLDARFPAGGATFEAIRAACHQAIEEGWMCSREAGGIRFGRVIPAGEDTAGFSVDVVRMEEVVGPHHRHPRGEIDMIMPIDPEARFDGRGAGWLVYGPDSAHRPTVTGGAALILYLLPGGEIEFTR; this comes from the coding sequence ATGGGCGGCAACGGCACGGGCACCCGGGAGCGGTTCGCCGGGCTCATCATGCAGGTCACCGACGCCATCGCCGGCCGGCCGGTGGAGCCGGCGCTGGCGGACTTTCTCGATGCGCGCTTCCCGGCCGGCGGGGCCACCTTCGAGGCCATCCGCGCCGCCTGCCACCAGGCCATCGAGGAGGGCTGGATGTGCAGCCGCGAGGCGGGCGGGATCCGCTTCGGCCGCGTCATCCCGGCGGGGGAGGACACCGCGGGGTTCAGCGTCGACGTGGTGCGCATGGAGGAGGTGGTGGGCCCCCACCACCGCCACCCGCGGGGCGAGATCGACATGATCATGCCCATCGACCCGGAGGCCCGCTTCGACGGCCGCGGCGCCGGCTGGCTCGTCTACGGGCCCGACAGCGCCCACCGGCCCACGGTCACCGGCGGTGCGGCCCTGATCCTCTACCTCCTGCCGGGGGGCGAGATCGAGTTCACGCGCTGA
- a CDS encoding ABC transporter ATP-binding protein: MAEPILRTESLARSFGALVAVHNVTLAFEAGRVHAVIGPNGAGKSTLINLLSGDLAPSGGRVWFRGRDITGLPAYRISRLGIGRSYQKTNIFPSFTCWENCWLAAQSRLPSAMRFFRPAHRYRAVAERARRALALCGLEHRADTVAARMSYGEQRQLEIGMMLATEPELLLLDEPLAGMGPEESRQVVALLERLAADHTLILVEHDMDAVFSIAERITVMVNGEVLKTGTPEEIRASREVQEAYLGEEVA; the protein is encoded by the coding sequence ATGGCTGAACCCATCCTGCGCACCGAGTCCCTGGCCCGCAGCTTCGGTGCCCTGGTGGCGGTGCACAACGTGACCCTGGCGTTCGAGGCGGGCCGCGTCCACGCCGTCATCGGACCCAACGGCGCCGGCAAGTCCACCCTCATCAACCTCCTCTCCGGCGATCTGGCGCCGAGCGGCGGCCGCGTCTGGTTCCGCGGCCGCGACATCACCGGACTGCCGGCGTATCGGATCTCGCGCCTGGGGATCGGGCGCAGCTACCAGAAGACCAACATCTTTCCCTCCTTCACCTGCTGGGAGAACTGCTGGCTGGCGGCGCAGTCGCGCCTGCCGAGCGCCATGCGCTTCTTCCGCCCCGCCCACCGCTACCGCGCCGTCGCCGAGCGGGCCCGCCGCGCGCTGGCCCTGTGCGGGCTCGAGCACCGCGCCGACACGGTGGCCGCCCGCATGAGCTACGGCGAGCAGCGCCAGCTCGAGATCGGCATGATGCTGGCCACCGAACCGGAGCTGCTCCTCCTCGACGAGCCCCTCGCCGGCATGGGCCCCGAGGAGTCGCGCCAGGTCGTGGCGCTGCTCGAGCGCCTCGCCGCCGACCACACCCTGATCCTGGTCGAGCACGACATGGACGCGGTCTTCTCCATCGCCGAGCGGATCACCGTGATGGTCAACGGCGAGGTGCTCAAGACCGGCACCCCCGAGGAGATCCGCGCAAGCCGCGAGGTCCAGGAAGCCTATCTCGGGGAGGAGGTGGCGTGA
- a CDS encoding ABC transporter ATP-binding protein, with protein MPLLEAEGLHTYYGPSHILHGVSLRVLPGQAVALMGRNGMGKTTTLRSIMGLTPPRRGRVRVRGTDVTGWPAHRVARAGIAYVPEDRGIFPNLSVRENLLMAARPGRDGRTDWHYEGVLELFPRLRERLSNMGHQLSGGEQQMLTIARALLTNPDLILLDEATEGLAPLMRREIWGIIARIKAAGVAAVIVDKDLKALAELADWNVILEKGRVVWEGRSEALLADPELHRRHLGV; from the coding sequence ATGCCGCTGCTCGAGGCCGAGGGGCTGCACACCTACTACGGCCCAAGCCACATCCTGCACGGCGTCTCCCTGCGCGTGCTGCCCGGGCAGGCGGTGGCGCTCATGGGGCGCAACGGCATGGGCAAGACCACCACCCTGCGCTCCATCATGGGCCTGACCCCGCCGCGGCGCGGCCGCGTCCGCGTCCGCGGCACCGACGTCACCGGCTGGCCGGCCCACCGCGTCGCCCGCGCCGGCATCGCCTACGTGCCGGAGGATCGCGGCATCTTCCCCAACCTCTCGGTGCGGGAGAATCTCCTCATGGCAGCCCGCCCCGGCCGCGACGGCCGCACCGACTGGCACTACGAGGGCGTGCTCGAGCTCTTCCCGCGCCTGCGCGAGCGGCTGTCCAACATGGGCCACCAGCTCTCCGGCGGCGAGCAGCAGATGCTCACCATCGCCCGCGCCCTCCTCACCAATCCCGACCTCATCCTCCTGGACGAGGCCACGGAGGGGCTCGCCCCCCTGATGCGGCGCGAGATCTGGGGCATCATCGCCCGCATCAAGGCCGCCGGCGTCGCCGCCGTGATCGTGGACAAGGACCTCAAGGCGCTGGCGGAGCTGGCGGACTGGAACGTGATCCTGGAGAAGGGCCGCGTGGTCTGGGAGGGACGCTCGGAGGCGCTGCTCGCCGACCCCGAGCTGCACCGCCGCCACCTGGGGGTATGA
- a CDS encoding ABC transporter substrate-binding protein, translating to MKKPAHPGVSRRRFLRNAAVLGGATAAATFVPTRYIIARPAKVKVGILLPYTGVYAKLGENIRDALMLRIRQNDGRLGGREVEFVDIDSQAKPPLAPELTNRLVHKEKVDFIVGAVHSLVGMAMAKIVGGDGPITVIANAGADQLTGSLCAPNIFRTSFSAYQTSFPCGKAVYEDGHREVVLMYWNYGFGKQAAAAFKEAFVARGGKIVKEIPTPFPEVEFQAYLTELAAIRPDAVFTFYAGGGAVKYVKDYAAAGLKDAIALYGAGFLTEGVLKAQGAAAEGVRTTLHYADTLDNPANRRFKRAFREATGRDADVYAVQGYDAGSLLVQGMAAVGGDTGARAELIRAMESTTIDSPRGPFTFSKAHNPIQDIYLREVQNGENRVLRIVAPRLEDPAKGCRMT from the coding sequence ATGAAGAAGCCCGCACACCCCGGTGTCTCGCGACGCAGGTTCCTCAGGAACGCGGCGGTCCTCGGCGGCGCCACCGCCGCCGCGACGTTCGTCCCCACCCGCTACATCATCGCCCGCCCGGCCAAGGTCAAGGTGGGCATCCTGCTCCCCTACACCGGCGTCTACGCCAAGCTGGGCGAGAACATCCGCGACGCCCTCATGCTGCGCATCCGCCAGAACGACGGCCGCCTCGGGGGGCGCGAGGTGGAGTTCGTCGACATCGACAGCCAGGCCAAGCCGCCGCTCGCCCCGGAGCTGACCAACCGCCTCGTGCACAAGGAGAAGGTGGACTTCATCGTGGGCGCGGTGCACTCGCTGGTGGGCATGGCCATGGCCAAGATCGTGGGCGGCGACGGCCCCATCACCGTGATCGCCAACGCCGGCGCCGACCAGCTCACGGGCAGCCTCTGCGCCCCCAACATCTTCCGCACCTCCTTCTCCGCCTACCAGACCAGCTTCCCCTGCGGCAAGGCGGTCTACGAGGACGGCCACCGCGAGGTGGTGCTCATGTACTGGAACTACGGCTTCGGCAAGCAGGCCGCGGCCGCCTTCAAGGAGGCCTTCGTCGCCCGGGGCGGCAAGATCGTCAAGGAGATCCCGACGCCGTTCCCCGAGGTGGAGTTCCAGGCCTACCTGACGGAGCTTGCGGCCATCCGGCCCGATGCCGTCTTCACCTTCTACGCCGGCGGCGGGGCGGTGAAGTACGTCAAGGACTACGCCGCGGCGGGCCTCAAGGACGCCATCGCCCTCTACGGCGCCGGCTTCCTCACCGAGGGGGTGCTGAAGGCGCAGGGGGCGGCGGCCGAGGGGGTGCGCACCACCCTGCACTACGCCGACACCCTCGACAACCCCGCCAACCGGCGCTTCAAGCGCGCCTTCCGCGAGGCCACGGGGCGCGACGCCGACGTCTACGCGGTCCAGGGCTACGACGCGGGCTCGCTGCTGGTGCAGGGGATGGCCGCCGTGGGGGGCGACACCGGGGCGCGCGCCGAGCTCATCCGCGCCATGGAGTCGACCACCATCGACAGCCCGCGCGGGCCCTTCACCTTCTCCAAGGCCCACAACCCGATCCAGGACATCTATCTGCGCGAGGTGCAGAACGGCGAGAACCGCGTCCTGCGCATCGTCGCGCCCCGCCTGGAGGACCCGGCGAAGGGCTGTCGCATGACCTGA
- a CDS encoding branched-chain amino acid ABC transporter permease, with protein MEPSFYLIQLLNGIQYGFLLFLVASGLTLVFGIMGIINLAHGAFYMLGAYLAYWLARETGSLALAVAAGIPVVVLVGIVVERLAITPLYRRDHLYQVLLTFGLILVFDELRSILWGNDVHAVPIPPPLAGSIPLTETQAYPVYRLFISAACAAVALALYLMIQRTRLGMIIRAGASNREMAQALGIDINRLFTLVFGLGVALAAFAGMIAAPVSSVYPGIGDQVLIISFVVVVIGGIGSIKGAFVGAMLIGIADTFGKVLIPEAASVVIYALMAVVLIWRPQGLFGARP; from the coding sequence ATGGAGCCGAGCTTCTACCTGATCCAGCTTCTCAACGGGATCCAGTACGGCTTTCTGCTCTTTCTCGTCGCCAGCGGCCTGACCCTGGTGTTCGGGATCATGGGCATCATCAACCTCGCCCACGGCGCCTTCTACATGCTGGGGGCGTACCTGGCCTACTGGCTCGCCCGCGAGACCGGCAGCCTCGCCCTCGCCGTCGCCGCGGGCATCCCGGTGGTGGTCCTCGTGGGCATCGTCGTGGAGCGGCTCGCCATCACCCCCCTCTACCGGCGCGACCATCTCTACCAGGTGCTCCTCACCTTCGGGCTGATCCTCGTCTTCGACGAGCTGCGCAGCATCCTCTGGGGCAACGACGTCCACGCCGTGCCGATCCCGCCCCCGCTCGCGGGCTCGATCCCGCTGACCGAGACCCAGGCCTACCCGGTCTACCGGCTGTTCATCTCGGCCGCCTGCGCCGCCGTCGCCCTCGCGCTCTACCTCATGATCCAGCGCACCCGCCTGGGCATGATCATCCGCGCCGGCGCCAGCAACCGCGAGATGGCGCAGGCCCTCGGCATCGACATCAACCGCCTCTTCACCCTCGTCTTCGGCCTCGGCGTGGCCCTCGCCGCCTTCGCCGGCATGATCGCGGCGCCGGTGAGCTCGGTCTATCCCGGCATCGGGGATCAGGTGCTGATCATCTCCTTCGTGGTGGTGGTCATCGGCGGCATCGGCTCCATCAAGGGCGCCTTCGTGGGCGCGATGCTCATCGGCATCGCCGACACCTTCGGCAAGGTGCTGATCCCCGAGGCGGCGAGCGTGGTCATCTACGCCCTCATGGCGGTGGTGCTGATCTGGCGGCCGCAGGGGCTGTTCGGGGCGCGGCCATGA
- a CDS encoding GNAT family N-acetyltransferase encodes MANGGSTTQEMLGRFEGEPDYSDPSGDDFEALARDRIPVRTLRAEDLPALVRIDRRITGCDRSAYYRRKVREALDESGVRVSLVAEQEGEIAGFVMARVDYGEFGRTDTAAVIDTLGVDPAYVRRGVGYALLSQLLANLAALRVETVRTEIAWNERALGAFLERCGFAPGQRLALTKRLA; translated from the coding sequence ATGGCCAACGGAGGATCGACGACGCAGGAGATGCTGGGCCGGTTCGAGGGCGAGCCGGACTACAGCGATCCCTCCGGCGACGACTTCGAGGCGCTGGCGCGCGACCGCATCCCGGTCCGCACCCTGCGCGCCGAGGACCTGCCGGCGCTGGTGCGCATCGACCGGCGGATCACCGGCTGCGACCGCAGCGCCTACTACCGGCGCAAGGTGCGCGAGGCGCTGGACGAGTCGGGCGTGCGCGTCTCGCTGGTGGCCGAGCAGGAGGGCGAGATCGCAGGCTTCGTCATGGCGCGGGTGGACTACGGCGAGTTCGGGCGCACCGACACCGCCGCCGTGATCGACACCCTCGGGGTGGACCCCGCCTACGTGCGGCGCGGGGTCGGGTACGCCCTGCTGTCGCAGCTGCTCGCCAATCTCGCGGCGCTGCGGGTGGAGACCGTGCGCACCGAGATCGCGTGGAACGAGCGCGCGCTGGGGGCGTTCCTCGAGCGCTGCGGGTTCGCGCCGGGCCAGCGCCTGGCGCTGACCAAGCGGCTCGCCTGA